The Triticum urartu cultivar G1812 chromosome 6, Tu2.1, whole genome shotgun sequence genome includes the window GCGGTGCCGGGTGTGGGCATGTTGGATATGCTACATTGTTTTTGTGTTGGAACCGGCATTTTCTTTTGCTACGACCGTGTGACATTTTTGCTTCAACCATGTGGATTTTTGCTACTACCGCCATAGTTTTTGCTACATCCATTTTTTTCACGACAGCGAGATGCCAGTGGTGGGTTTCTGTGAATTCCGGCGGCGAGATCTAGCACGGGGGCAGGGGCGGATGCTGCAACCGGTCGCCGGCGAGCTGCAACCTCGATCAGCGAGGCATGGCGGCGACCACGCGGGGGCTACAACCCAGTGCCGGATGTGCTGCAGATGCGCCTTGTTTTTTGGCTGGAACCGACACCCGCGGGGTGCTTTTATGGCCACCACGGCGAGCAGGGATGAGGGCGCGGGGTGCCGAGAGGACGTGGGCGTGCTCGCTGCGGGGGAGAGAGAGAAACGGGAGGTTTTGACCCGtgcgggaggaaggagaaggaacaGATCTGACGGCCCACCTCGCTTAGATCGGACGACTGCTAGCCAACCGGCCGGAAGTACTTTCAGCCGGTGCGCCGACGTAGAGTGCTACCCTTCACATATTCGCCGCTCCGCCCGCCTTGACTAAAGTAGGCCGCCAACACCCCAAAACCTTACCTCTAAGCCACTGCTCCCACTGTCCAAGCAGCCATCTGTCGTCCGAAAATCCCTAGCTCGCATTTGCGTCCGTCACCAGGCCCGGATTAAGACGAGCTAACCTTCGAGCCCTCCAAAGTGGAGCTCGAAGGAGGAGATGAGGGAGGAGGGCCATGGCATGGCTGAGAtcgacgaggaggaagaggagatgGCCGTCGACATCACGCCACTCGTAGTGGCAGGGTTCACGGAACAGCGCTGGCTGGCTCAAATTAGTGCACGGATGTCGCTGCCGTGTCGGAGCTTCTTGATGCCTCACACATCCGTCCGGAGACACAGCGGCATCGAGCGCCGCCAACTCGACATCAACGACCTTCGGCGAGGGTGCCTCTCCAATGCAAGGCCTGTGCCCTCTTTGGAGTTTTTCTACGTCAGAATAGTAATCGGTTGTCTTTTGCTACAACGAAATTCACAGGTGCCTAAATAcccttttagagatttcaatatgagCTACATACAGATGTGCAGTATAGATTCaatcattttgctccatatgtagtcagtattgaaatctctaaaaggtcttatatttaggaacggacgGAGTAACACTAAAGACAAATGGCTGAAATCCCAGAACAACCAGCACGCTAAACATCAACACTATATTGACCTAAATCACAACATGATAACCAGTAGAAACATCAGCAGAAGGAATGAAAATGAAAACAAATAGCATCACAAATAACACACGACAAACTGTTCCATTAAGCATAAGTAAAAAAAGAACCACCAAAGCAGATAAGGATTCTCTTGATCTTCTCATAATATCTTACGGTCACTTCAACTGACATAGGAAGTCAACTAACAGGGTACAAATTTCAGCAACAATCTAGGCAAAACACATCCAAAACTCAGGAACTTGTAGCAACTTAGAAGGTCATCTCATGGGGCTTGTCACCATCCCTGAGAGAGAACCGAGCACCAAGATAGTTCTTAAGGTCAGGGACAGCCTCAATAGCTTTGATCAACTCAGCATCGATGGCCTTCTGATCATCTTTTTTAAATTCTGGCAGATTCTTGGTGGTCTGCAGGTTTAACAGACAAGAGACAGAACTAAGTTGTGGAGCAAAGAATGACATAAACATAAGCTGATCGTCCAATGGTTCAGGGATGTACCTCCTTCTCAGTCTCAAACAGCTCCCCTTCAGTCTTCTTTGCCCTGGTCTTCTTGTCCCTGGCGAAGTACTTGTCATCAAACTTCTCCACCTTAACACCAGAGATGTCAACCTTTGTGGATGTGGCAATGACATAAGCCTGGTTCACCCGGCGAACTGGCACACCATTGATCTTGAAAGGCCCTGAAGAGAAACATCAGCGTTAAAATATGCATACTAACTTACAAGACCACAACATAAGCAATTAGCCCAACCGCATATTTGGTTGCAGTTAGAAGCATTAGGCATACTAAATTCCCAGGTTTCACAGATTAACTGGTGTAGCCAAACATGCAAGAAGGGAATTCTCATAGACTAATCAATTCAATGTTGAATAGAGAACCAGATGCCTGCCTCGAATTCATTTTAAAAGTTTGTTGTTCCAAACATCCAATGGGAACCACTAACAATGACACCAACAGATGCTAACAGATAAAAACATGTCACTAAAAAAAGCACTCGATGGCATTTTAGTGTAGTTCCCAAGTCAAAATTCTACGCATTTAAGACACACCAAATGCACCGCCAGTGTTTAGAAAAAAAATACTATTACTAAACAGCGAACCCAAATGGTAGTTAGTCCAAGTCTGATTTGCGCAACGAACAGGCTGGAACCAGACAACCAAACGAGCGAGAACCTACACAGCTTAATGCTTCCATCATGCATCAACCCATGAATAGCTACTTCGAGTAAGCAGCCAATAACTAAATCCACAAACCAACAATGTGAAGACCTACGCTATTGAGTTATAAGGACTGGGTGCATCTCAGTATCATAGCGCAGGAGCCAACGAGATTTACCAGAGATGAGGAGCAGGCCAGACTTGAGCTGCTTGAGGAACACCACGCGCTTCCCCATGTACCTCCCAGCGAGCAGGATCAGCACCGTACCGGGCGTGATGGTCGACCTGCAACAGCCAAATCAATCTCAACCTAAAGTCCCCGGAGGACAGAGAGAGCTGCGAGGCGGTAGTGCGACGAACCTGAGCTTGGTGGGCTTAGGCTTGCGGGTGCTGGCGGTGCGGGGCTTGACGTCGTCGGCGGGGTAGAACTTGGGCTCGGCGACGGCGGCTGGCTTCTCGGCCTTGGGGAAGGCTCCGCCGTGCTTGGCCTTGATGGCCCACAGCCCGCGGCGGTGGTAGGTGTGCGACCGCGACGCGCGCTTGATGCCCAGCGCCATCTTGCAGGTCGGCGCCATTGAGATCCCTTGGGTCGAGGCGTGCGGGCGCTTCGGCTGAAgaagggaggaggcggcggcaggGAAGAATGGACGATGGGGTTTCGTCGCATGCTTATATGTGTGCAGCAGCGTGGAGGTGGATGGAAACCCTAACTTTCTTGGCCAGGCCGTGATGGATGTTTGATGCTGGGCTGAGTGCTCGGGCTCAAAGAGCCCGTGTGGAATTGTACGTGTTTAGGGCCCATTTGTATATCGGTACCACATCACTTGCCCGAGTTCGATtgttctcttcttcttcttcttctttttagggGACGTTGCTAATTTATTTAGTGCTCAAAAATGCCTCCATCAGAGGCCAGGTTCGAGCTTACAAAATCCGGCGCTACATTACGCCAAATCTGACATAAAGATCTACAACAATCTGTCACCGCGGCAGTGCAAGGCACCACCGCGTGACTGCCAGTTAGCTGTGCCAAGCATGAGTGCATGCGTGTGACAGCTGTAAGTGTGTGTGGCCGGAGTGAGTCAGAGGGGACGTGGGGTACTTAACCCCGCGAGAGCATTGTAGCAAACAGGCTGTTATTTCAGTAAAACTGAAATTCTCTCCCacctctctgtctctctctcgcTCACCCCCTCTCTCAAGCCAACCTCATCCCCTTTCCCTCACCTACCGTCGCTGGTCCTCCCCGATCTAAATCAAGGCGTGACATTTGGTTATCAGAGCCACCGAATCCTGCTGAAATTTTTCTTCGCTGCTTCCACAATCTCTTGGCCTTGATCCGTAACACCCACCGTCGCGGGTGCGAGTTGCTCTGGCAAATCGCCCAAAATCCCCGGCGGGGTTGGATCGGCTCGGAGCGGAACAACGGCGCCGTCCAAACCCTCAGTTCAGACACGACAGCTGCTGTCCGCCATGGACGACAACACTAGCATGCTCAAGGCACTCATGGAGACCGTCCTCTCACGTCTCGATGAGCAAAAGGCCGACAGCGAGAAGCGACTCGAGGTTCAGGCCGCCTTCAACGCGCAGGTCGCACAAGATCTACGGGCGCTGTCCAAGCAAGTGGATCTCACCCAGGCCGACATCGACGAGACGCGCAAGGCGCTCGAGAGATCGTCGTCGCTGCGCGAATCGGGACCGGGCGCCGTCCTCAAcccgtccccccccccccccccgccgccgcctctaCGCCCTCCACCGGTCCACCAACAACAGCAGGGACCGCCACCGTCCCTACACCTCTCCGATCAGCACCCGCCTCTGCTTCAGTTGCCGCACCAACAGCAGAGCGAGCCGCATCTCTACCAACACCACGACACCTACATCAAGCCGCCCAAGCACGATTTTCCGCGCTTCGACGGCACGGCGCCGTACCTCTGGCTGGATCGCTGCCGCGCCTACTTCGACCTCTACCGCGTACCGCCGTCGAGCTGGGTGACCACGGCGATGCTGTACATCGAGGGCCGGGCCGCTCACTGGCTGCAGGCATTTCGTCAAACACACAGTGGCCTGGGCTGGGAGGCGTTCCGCGCAGCGATCATCGAGGAATTCGGCGTTGACGAGTTCGAGCTGGAGATGCACAAGCTTCTCCAACTCCGGCAGAGCGGCACCGTCAGCGAGTACCGCCAGGTGTTCGATAGCCACATGTACCACCTCCTGGCGCTCGACCCGTCGCTGTCCCCAAAGTTCTTCATCACACAGTTCTTGTTGGGCCTCAAGGACGAACTGCGCGCCGCGGTGCGTCTTCAAGCCCCCACCAGCATCACGCGTGCGTCCATCCTTGCTCGCATCCAAGAAGAGGAGTTGAACACGCCACGAGCGCGGCCGCGACCACACCAAGGCCGCCCACCTCCAGCGCCACTAGCGCCACCAGCATGCCCGGGCGTCGCGCCGCGCCAACAGCCCGACGACTATGCACGTGAGCGCCAACTCAAAGAATTTCGCCGCGCCAACGGTCTCTGCTTCAAGTGCGGCGATCGGTACAGCCGTGAGCACCGCTGCAATCCGCAAGTGCAGCTGCTCACGATCCAGGTCGGCGCATTTGGCGAGGTGCTCACTGATGACGCCGTGCACGCTCTCGACTTGCCCGACGCTCCCGAGCATGCCGTTCCCCCTCCAGAGTGCTGCACCATCTCTGCGCACGCGCTGGACGGCTCGGAAGCGCCAAGCACCATTCGTCTCCGCGCCCTGGTGGGCAACCAGGTGATGCTGTTGCTGCTGGACTCCGGAAGCACGCACAACTTCGTCAACAAATCCTTCGTCGAACGTGTCGGCGCCGAGACCCAGGAGATCGCTACCCTGGATGTGCGTGTGGCGAACGGCGATCGCCTCACCTGCTCGCGCCAAGTACCAGAGCTCAAGTGGTGGATGCAGGGCCATACATTCTCAACGCCGATGTACGAGCTCGACACCAGCGCCTACGACGGCATTCTATGCATGGATTGGCTGGAGAAAAATAGCCCAATGACATGTCATTGGCAAGAGAAGTTCATCTCCTTCCTCCACGACGGCGAGTTGGTCACCCTGCAAGGTGTTCGACCCAAGACAACACCAACGCTCGCGGCCGTTCAGCCGGCCGAGCTCTGCAAGCTGATCGCAGGCAATGACATCTGGGCTATGGCCATGGTGGAAATGCAACCCCCCAGACCCAAGTCGCGCATTCCTTCGCAGACGCCGATCAGCGACTTATTGGAGGAGTTTGCTGATGTCTTCACCACGCCTACTGGTCTGCCCCCTCATAGGCAGTACGATCATGCAATCACACTGGAAGAAGGAGCTCAGCCTACAAACACTCGACCCTACCGTTACTCGCCACTGCAGAAAGACGAAATAGAGCGCCAAGTGAAGGAAATGCTCGATGCCGGCGTGATCACACACTCTGTCAGTCCGTACGCTGCTCCGGTGCTGTTAGTGAAGAAAAAGGATGGGACATGGTGGTTCTGTGTCAACTACAGGCGCCTAAGCGACATCACACTGAAGAACAAGTTTCCGTTGTCGATCGTGGATGAGCTCCTCGACGAGCTAGTAGGCGCTgccttcttctccaagctcgatCTGCGGGCAGGGTATCACCAAATCCGAATGCGGGAAGAGGACGAACACAAGACTGCATTCAAAACCCACCACGGGCATTTTCAGTTCCGCGTGATGCCGTTCGGCCTGACAAATGCGCCTGCAACATTTCAATGCCTGATGAACGCAACCTTCACCAAGTATACCCGTAAGTTTGTCATAATTTTTCttgacgacattctggttttcagTGAGACATGGGAAGAGCACCTGGAGCATCTCCGGCTCGTCCTGAGCCTACTCCGCGAGCACCAGCTCTATGCTAAGATGTCGAAGTGTTCCTTCGCCCAAGACCACATCGATTACCTCGGCCACGTCATCTCCAAGGAAGGTGTCGCAACAGATGCAGAGAAGACAGAAGCCATGGCTCAGTGGCCTACACCAACAAATGCAACAGGGTTGCGCGCATTCTTGGGGCTCACTGGCTACTATTGCAAGTTTGTGCCCCACTACGGGATCATTGCAAAGCCCCTCACACTGCAGCTCACCAAGAAGGGTTTCGAGTGGCCAGAGACCGCACAACACGCCTTCGACACACTCAAGCACGCGATGGTGACCACGCCAGTGCTCGCCCTCCCAGACTTCGACAAGCCCTTCGTGATTGAGAAGGACACTTGCGACACGGGCATTGGAGCAGTGCTGGTACAAGAAGGCCACCCCATCGCTTACTATAGCAAAGCGTTGGGAGTGAAGAACCAGAAATTGTCAACATATGAGAAGGAGTTCCTGGAAGTTATGATGGTGGTGGACATGTGGTGTGCTTATCTTCAGCGCGGGCCGTTCACAATCCTCAAAGATCACAAAAGTTTGTGCTCTCTCGGCGATCAGCAGCTGGTGACTGCCGTCCAGCGCCGCGCCATGTCAAAGCTGGTTGGACTGCAGTTCAAGTTTCAATATAAGCGCGGTATTGACAATGGAGCTCCAGACGCGCTCtcccgcgtgggcagccacttcAGCGCCAATGCCCTGTCTCTGTGTCAGCCGGCGTGGATCCAGGAAGTGGCCAATTCATACGCCACTGATCCAGACACGCAAGAACGACTGCAATAGCTTGTGCTACACAGCCCAGATGATGACGAGTAGGAGCTGTACCAGGGCCTCATTCAGCGTCAGGGCCGACTGTGGATCGGTGCAAACACTGCTCTACGCACAAAGCTCATCAGCGCGATGCATGACAGCGTCGTAGGAGGCCACTCCGGAGCAACGACCACCTACCACCGAGTCAAGAAGGTGTTTGAGTGGAAAGGACTGAAACAAGATGTCGACGAGTTCGTGCGCCAGTGCCAGGTTTGCCAGCAAGCCAAGCATGAACTTCGCAAGCCTACGGGCAAACTGGCACCTCTGCCGATCCCCTCCGCACCCTGGCAGGAGCTGACCATGGATTTTGTCGAGGGACTGCCAAAGTCAGAAGGCTACGATACAATCATGGTGGCGGTTGACCGTTTCACCAAGTTCGCTCACTTCGTGCCCTTGCGGCACCCGTTCACGGCAACACGGGTGGCGCGCGTGTTCTGGGACAACGTTGTCAAGCTCCACGGCATTCCCAAGTCCATCGTCAGCGACTGCGACAAGATCTTCACCAGTGCGCTATGGCGCGAACTACTTGCCGGCGCGGGCACCAAGCTCCTCTACTCCACAGCGTACCACCCCCAGACGGATGGCCAGAGCGAGCGTGTCAATCAGTGCATGGAGATGTACTTGCGTTGTGCCGTGCACGACACTCCCAAGCAATGGCGCCGTTGGCTTCCCGCTGCTGAATTCTGGTACAATTCCTCCTTTCATTCCTCACTGGGTTGCTCTCCCTTCAAAGCGCTGTACAGAGTCGaagctgtaacatcccaaattttcaatttggaatgttatacatagccatccatgcatatcatattttattcgcatttcgtctcgcgatcctcaaaatcctaagcaactcaaggaccctcggagagagttggggatttcccggttttcaaatttgattttatcaaattttgaaacgaggatttttggttttaattattttctctccaaaaatatttcatactaaaatatatgagaggagataatatgacttctccaagataattgaaatattggaggaagaatattaaaatcaaatatttgttttatttggattttattgcaattttgtttgcattagaaaaattgcacgtttttcaaaattgcattttagggccaagaaaatgttcatctcgttctaaatattttatttagacggtgaaaatttattttggcatttttagatttttatttatttttctagaattttatTTCGGTCAgcaaaattatttaaaaaaaaagttcccgcgcccgactgggcctaaggcccagccgagccaggccggcccagccgccgccgcttgccgccgccgccgccactcggaccggagtccgagttggactccgcctccgccgcgccttgccccctcctccaagttgCCGCCCCTgccccctttatatacgccgccaccccgcccccaacaccacaccaccaccgcagccgccgccagccccgccgcctcagccgccgccgcccgcgctagccgccgccgccgccgagcaccgctgccccgcctcgccggagtagccaccggactccgccgccggttttttttaaaccgttcggtttttttaaaccgttcgtttttttaaaaaaaaccctagatccgtttttttggattcgccggtttttctcggttcttctagttagcggacgttcgtccatacgttcgttttaacgaacggttttcgcccgttagttacagctaacgaacgctcgttcgttagtctgttcgtgagttttctttatcggatttattccgcgattttttctgatcgcaatttctgatccgatcttagtttctgtttatcttttcgctcgttagtcggaatcaggcgattcaagcgcctagagtttcgtcccgaaaccctctttccatttatccaactcaaacaagtttttgctactgtaaaatttgacctagtttcagattagtaaatgaagcttctttctttcgccgtttgagtttcgttgctccgtttgatttgattctttttgcgaaccggagttcttaagttgaaacttctggtcaaccctcttttatttgagttttgcttgtgcatcgttgcttgttacttatgtatgctattg containing:
- the LOC125513422 gene encoding 60S ribosomal protein L6-like; the protein is MAPTCKMALGIKRASRSHTYHRRGLWAIKAKHGGAFPKAEKPAAVAEPKFYPADDVKPRTASTRKPKPTKLRSTITPGTVLILLAGRYMGKRVVFLKQLKSGLLLISGPFKINGVPVRRVNQAYVIATSTKVDISGVKVEKFDDKYFARDKKTRAKKTEGELFETEKETTKNLPEFKKDDQKAIDAELIKAIEAVPDLKNYLGARFSLRDGDKPHEMTF